TTCCCGCGCGGTGGTCCCGCCGGCCAACTGGCCATAGAGGACGTACGGCCCGGGGGCCGGGCGCGCCCAGCGGATGTCTGCCTCGACGATGGGAAACGCCCGCTCGGCCGACGGCGCCTGGAGCACCCACTGGCCCGTCGCAACGACGCGGATGCCCCGCGTGGCGATGCCCGGCGAATCCTGGCCTTCGTGCGCGTAACGCGCCCGGACCCGGCCGACATTGCCGCGAAGCGAGGGCAGAGAGGGAACGCCGATGGAAACGGAGTTCCGGAACTGGCTGAATTGGTAGCCGAGGCGGAACTCCGAGAATCGCCCCGCGGCGTAGCCGAGATCCACCGCCGCTCCGAGTTCCTTCGTGTTGAACCGGGCAACGCGGCGGCGGCCGTCGTAGAGGTCGCGCGAGGATTGATCGAGAAAGCCGCGCGGCGCCAGGAACAGCTTGCTCGACCGGACGCGGTGGAAGTACTCGGTGGCGAGCACGTCGCGGTTGCCAACTTGAAAATCCGTGCGCCACTCCGACCCGGGATTCCCGGCATCGAGAAACGTCAGCCTTCCCCCGAGGCTGAACCGCAGCGTCTGTGAGGTTCCGCTGTCGATCGAGAGGCCGGTGTTCAGGAACGGCGGCCCGTGCGGCTTCTCGCGTAGGTGCACTTCGATGCCTTCGTGGCCGTTGTCTTCGACAATGCTGTACCGCGCGCTTTCCCAGCGCCCGAGGCCGGTAAGCCGGGTCATCTCCTGATCGAGCCGGCCGGTGTCGAGTTCGCCGTTGAGCAGCGGCTGCATGCGCTGTTCCAGATTGCGCTGGAGCTGTGGGGAAAGCCCCTCCACCCGGACGAACCGGGGCCTCGGGACGTCGCTCTTGCGGCGGCTGGATCGCGCGTCGCGATGCTGCTCCCATTCCTCTTCCGTTACCTGGAACGGGAGAAGCACGTTCGCTCTTCGCGCCGCCGCCTCGTAGCCGCGAGCGATCAGATCCGTGGCGCGATAGAAGTCCGTGGAGGTGAACCCGGCCAGATCGGGCGCGATCACGATATCGGCGTCGGCCATGGCGCGCAACTCGCTCGCCTGGATGAGGATGTCGAGCGAACGGTCCGCGATGCTGAGCAGGTTGTACCCGTCCGTCTTGCGGCCGAGATTGGCGTGCAGTGGCACGGCGATGACGATGCCGGCTTTCATTCCGCGCGCTACGTCCACCGGCAGGTTCTCCGCGATGCCGCCGTCGACGAGCACCTTTCCGTCACGGCGAACGGGCGCGAACAAGGCCGGGAGAGCCATGGTGGCGCGCAGGGCTTCGAACAAGTCCCCGCGGTCGAAGACAACCCGGCGCGACTCCACGAGATCGGCAGCGACGCAGCGGAACGGCGTCGGCAGTTCGTCGAACGAGGCGAGCGCTGGATAGCGCGCGGCGATCCGGCTGAGCACGAGCCCCACGCCGTGGCCGGCGCTGAGCGCGGAGGGCAGTTCAATTCCTTTCTTCAATCCGAACTCGAGCCGATTGGGGAATTCGCGCCGGTCTTCCTTGCGGCGGAACGAAAGCTGTCGGAACGGCGGGTCCGGCCGCAGCGTCTCTGCCCAGTTCACCGACCGCAGGAACTCGCTCAGCTCGCGAGAGTCCGCACCGGTGGCGTAGAGCCCGCCGATCAGCCCGCCCATGCTGGCGCCGGCGATGCCATCGACGGGGATGCGGTGTTCTTCGAGCCACTGGATAACGCCGGCGTGCGCGATTCCCAACGCCGATCCTCCGGCGAGCGCCAATACCACGCGCGGCCGTTCCGCGCCCGCCGCCGCCATCGCGCCCAGCGCGGCAAGCGCCGCCAGCCGCTGTTTCAGCTTTCCACCTCGGGCGTGATCTGCCCGGCGTAGGAGCCGAGCACGGACGTGGCTTTGCCGTCCATCACCACCTCGCCGTGATCGAGCCAGATGGCGCGGTCGCAGAACTGACTCACCAGGTCGGCCGAGTGGGAGACGAAGAGCAGCGTTTTGCCGGCGGTACGCAGTTGGCGGATGCGGTCGAGGCAGCGCTCGGCGAATTGAAGGTCGCCAACGGCGATGACTTCATCAAGGATCATCACGTCGGATTCGACGTGCGCCGCGACGGCGAATCCCAGGCGCATCACCATCCCGGACGAATATGTTCGCACGGGTTCGTCAATGAAGTCGGCGATTCCGGAGAACTCGATGATCGAGGGAAGCAGTTCTTCGGTGCGCTTCTGCGACAACCCGAGGATCGATGCGTTGAGGCGGACGTTCTCAGCGCCCGTGAGGTCGTAATGAAACCCCGCGCCCATCTCCATCAGCGCGGCCACGGTGCCCTTGGTTTCGACGGAGCCCGAATCGGGATCGCAGAGCCCGGCCACGAGGCTCAGCAGCGTGCTCTTGCCCGCGCCGTTGCGGCCGACAATGGCGAGGCTCTCGCCCTCCCGCACCGAGAAGCTCACGTTCTTCAACGCGTAGAAACGATGCTCGGGGGGAGTTCCGCGGAACAGGTCGCGAAGGTGATCCCGCACTAGCTTGGGTCCCGTATGGCGCCGGAACCACTTGCAGACGTTGGTGACGCGGATGAGTTCCATGGCTACAGGTGCTGGTAGAATCCGCGGCGGAGCCGGTTGAAAACGAAGTGCCCGAGGGCGAGAGTGAACACAGCCGCCGCGGCGAGCTTCCACATGAGGATGCCGCGCGGGGCATTGCCGCCGAGCACAATCTCCCGCAATCCGAGCACCACGGCCGCAACCGGATTCAATTCATAAAGGCCGGCGTACTCCTGCGGGACGAACGAGAACGGATAGAACACGGGAACCAGCCAGAACAGCACGAGGTTGGCCGACTCCACTACGTACCGCGTGTCCCGGACGTAGACGTGGAGCGCGGAGCAAAGCAGCGCCAGTCCGCAAACGAAGACCACGAAGATTCCGAGCAGCGGCCCGATCCACAGCCAACTTGAGTGCACCCCCTTGCCCCACCACAGCGCCATGACAAGCAGCAGCGCGAGCTGTATGAACAGATGGAGGCAGTTGGAAAGCACGCTGGCGACGGGGACGATCTCGCGCGGCATCGGCACGCGTTTCACGAGCCCCACGTTTTCGACGATCGACGAGGTGCCGCCGATCCAGGCCATGCCGAAGAAGTTCACCGGCAACAAGCCGCACAGGACGAAGACGGGGAAATCGGCGTCGCCGGTCTTCATCACCTTGGTAAAGACGAAGGTGAACACCGCCATCATGACAAGCGGGTTCAAGAGAGACCAGAAGACTCCGAGGGACATGTTCCGGTAACGGATCCGAAAATCTTTCAGGATCAGGTTACGGAGTAAGTAGCTGGGTTCTCCGCGCCACATAAAGGGCTATTCAGCCAGTCTAGCAGCCCTGGAACGAGAATGGAGTCCTTGGAGATCCGCGCCGTCGCCTGCCGCGTACTGGTAGGCGAGGTGACCATGAACCAAACGCCGATCGATTGCGCGGGAGCGCTCACGGAAATGTACGCCGCCTTTCAGCGTGGCGACATCCCGGCGATTCTCGAGATGCTTGACGACAACGTCGAATGGGAGTCCTGGGCGGACAATTACGCCCAGAGGACCCATGTGCCGTGGCTCGCGCCGCGAAAAGGAAAGCAGGGAGCTGCGGACTTTTTCGCGATCGTGGGTGCCATGAAGTTCCACACTTTCCGGGTGATCGCGGTGCTCGGCGGACCCGGACAGGCCGCCGGCGAAGTGGAGATCGACGCCGAACTGTCCGGCGGCAAGCGGCTCCGCGATCAGGAGTTGCACCTGGTGAATTTCAATGAGGCGGGCAAGGTGGTCCGTTTCCGCCACTACCTCGATACGGCGAAGCACATCGTAGCCGCGAAATAAACGTCAGTCCTCGTCGCCGCCGCCGCCCACCTTCAGCACGGCGAGGAAGGCTTCCTGCGGAATCTCGACGCGCCCCACGCGCTTCATCCGCCGCTTGCCTTCCTTCTGCTTTTCGAGCAGCTTGCGTTTCCGCGTGATGTCGCCGCCGTAGCATTTGGCGAGCACGTTCTTTCGGATGGCCGGGATGTTCTCCCGGGCCACGATCTTGGACCCGATGGCGGCCTGCAGCGCCACCTCGAACATCTGGCGCGGGATGAGCTTTCGCAGCCGTTCGATCAGCGCCTTGCCGCGATCGTAGGCGAACTCGCGATGCACGATCATCGAGAGCGCGTCCACCGGGTCGCCCGCCACCAGCACGTCGAGCTTTACCATCGGCGATTCTCGATACCCGGCGAGGTGATAGTCGAGCGAGGCGTAGCCGCGTGAGGCCGATTTCAACCGGTCGTAGAAATCGAGCACCACTTCGTTGAGCGGAAGTTCGTAGGTGAGCAGCACGCGGCCCGTGCCAATGTATTCGAACTTCTTCTGCTCGCCGCGCTTGTCCTCGAGCAGTTTCAGGATCTCGCCGATGTACTCCTCGCGCGTGATCACCGTGGCCTCAATGATTGGCTCCTCGATCTTCTCGATGTCGGCGGGATTGGGGAAGCGAGTGGGGTTGTCCACGTCGATCACTTCGCCGCCGCGCAGCGTGACCATGTAGCGCACGCCCGGCGCCGTGGTGATCAGGTCGATCTCGAACTCGCGTTCCAGCCGCTCCTGCACGATCTCCAGATGCAGCAGCCCGAGGAATCCGCACCGGAATCCGAACCCGAGCGCCACCGAGTTCTCCGGCTCGAAGCTCAACGCTGCGTCA
This DNA window, taken from Bryobacteraceae bacterium, encodes the following:
- a CDS encoding patatin-like phospholipase family protein, which codes for MAAAGAERPRVVLALAGGSALGIAHAGVIQWLEEHRIPVDGIAGASMGGLIGGLYATGADSRELSEFLRSVNWAETLRPDPPFRQLSFRRKEDRREFPNRLEFGLKKGIELPSALSAGHGVGLVLSRIAARYPALASFDELPTPFRCVAADLVESRRVVFDRGDLFEALRATMALPALFAPVRRDGKVLVDGGIAENLPVDVARGMKAGIVIAVPLHANLGRKTDGYNLLSIADRSLDILIQASELRAMADADIVIAPDLAGFTSTDFYRATDLIARGYEAAARRANVLLPFQVTEEEWEQHRDARSSRRKSDVPRPRFVRVEGLSPQLQRNLEQRMQPLLNGELDTGRLDQEMTRLTGLGRWESARYSIVEDNGHEGIEVHLREKPHGPPFLNTGLSIDSGTSQTLRFSLGGRLTFLDAGNPGSEWRTDFQVGNRDVLATEYFHRVRSSKLFLAPRGFLDQSSRDLYDGRRRVARFNTKELGAAVDLGYAAGRFSEFRLGYQFSQFRNSVSIGVPSLPSLRGNVGRVRARYAHEGQDSPGIATRGIRVVATGQWVLQAPSAERAFPIVEADIRWARPAPGPYVLYGQLAGGTTARERNVFAPFTLGGPLRLSALAPQQLFGNHYYFTQFGVLRRLSKDPLSFFSSAYVTAAWEMGQAFDDRSRNRPFHDGVIGVAGETAVGVLFLGGAYGEQGQKKLFLRFGRYF
- a CDS encoding ABC transporter ATP-binding protein, encoding MELIRVTNVCKWFRRHTGPKLVRDHLRDLFRGTPPEHRFYALKNVSFSVREGESLAIVGRNGAGKSTLLSLVAGLCDPDSGSVETKGTVAALMEMGAGFHYDLTGAENVRLNASILGLSQKRTEELLPSIIEFSGIADFIDEPVRTYSSGMVMRLGFAVAAHVESDVMILDEVIAVGDLQFAERCLDRIRQLRTAGKTLLFVSHSADLVSQFCDRAIWLDHGEVVMDGKATSVLGSYAGQITPEVES
- a CDS encoding ABC transporter permease, whose product is MWRGEPSYLLRNLILKDFRIRYRNMSLGVFWSLLNPLVMMAVFTFVFTKVMKTGDADFPVFVLCGLLPVNFFGMAWIGGTSSIVENVGLVKRVPMPREIVPVASVLSNCLHLFIQLALLLVMALWWGKGVHSSWLWIGPLLGIFVVFVCGLALLCSALHVYVRDTRYVVESANLVLFWLVPVFYPFSFVPQEYAGLYELNPVAAVVLGLREIVLGGNAPRGILMWKLAAAAVFTLALGHFVFNRLRRGFYQHL
- a CDS encoding nuclear transport factor 2 family protein encodes the protein MESLEIRAVACRVLVGEVTMNQTPIDCAGALTEMYAAFQRGDIPAILEMLDDNVEWESWADNYAQRTHVPWLAPRKGKQGAADFFAIVGAMKFHTFRVIAVLGGPGQAAGEVEIDAELSGGKRLRDQELHLVNFNEAGKVVRFRHYLDTAKHIVAAK